CCACGGCAAGATTTGCCACAAAACGATTTGATGGTCGTGGGTGCGGGCGTAATGCGCCAAGGAAGGCCCGAATGCCCCGTAAGGCGGGCGGAACAAGCGCACGCTGGCGCCGGAAAGATCTTCCAGCAATTTGCGTGTGGACTCCAACTCGGCGGCGAAGATGCGCGCATTTTGCCAGCGCAGATTGGGATGATTCCAGGTATGATTGCCGATGCGATGGCGCGCCGCGATGCGTCTGACAAAGTCCGGGTTGCGCTGCGCCCGCTTGCCGATGAGAAAAAACGTCGCAGGAATATCGAAGTGATCAAGCACCTCCAGAATGAACGGCGTGCGCTCGGGATGCGGGCCGTCGTCGAAGGTGAGGTAAATCTGATTTGTCTGCATCGGCGCGCGGAACCACAGCCGCGGCATGAGTTTGATGAAAAGCTCGGGCATGCGCTCGAAGCGTTTGACAAAATATTGAGTCACGATGGGATGCGGAAGATTTTTTTTTTGAGGTGGATTCATACCATATAATAAAACCAAACGGCTTGTCCGGCGTAAGACCTCATCGAGGCATCGTCACGGATCAAACAAACAAGCCGATGCCTTGATTGCAATTTTTGCAGATATCTATACTGTCGCGTTGCGTCAGCATGCTCTGCCGGAATTGTTGGTAAGCGCCAGATTCCCACACCTGCGCAAAGCTGGCAGCGCGTAAATCACCGGTGGTGTGATGGCCGTTTTTATCGAAGCAGCAGGGCACGACGGTGCCGTCCCAATTCACCATGGTTGTTACCCAGGGACGAATGCACACGCCTTTGCCGTTTTTAGCCGTGAAATCGTTTTCCGTGAGATGATAGCGGCGATGGCGTTCCTCGCTCGGCAGCCATTCGCGCGCTTCTGCGAGCGTTTCGACTTGAATATTCTTTTTCAACAGGCGATCGACGCCAAGCTCTTTCGCAAGCCGCTCCATGGCCGGCAATTCGTGCTCATTGTGCTTCATCAACAAAAACTGCATGAAGAGATAAGGCGTTTTGCGATGCAAACGCCGTTTGGCGGCCGCCAAATTGCGAATGCCCTGCAACACTTTCTCCAATGAACCGCCCACGCGATAACGGCTGTAGGTTTCCTGGGTTGCGCCGTCAACCGAGATCACCATCGTGTCCAGGCCGCTGCGCACGGTGGCTTCAGCGGTAGCCGCATCAAAATAATGCGCATTCGTGCTGGTGGTGGTGTAAATGCCGCGGCGGTGGGCATACGCAATGAAATCCGTGAAGCTGCGATGGATGAACGGTTCGCCTTGATTGAAAAATACCACATACATCACGCGATCGCCCAACTCGTCGATCAAGCGCGTGAACGCGTCAAAACTCATGCGGCCGTTGGCGCGTTCCATCGTGCCGTTGCCGGTCACACACAGCGGGCAATGCAAATTGCAGATATTGGTCGGCTCGATGGTGAGTACCGGTGGCGCGCCCCAGACGAAGGTTCTTTTGAGAATGGCCGAAAGCGTGAATGAGGCAAGTATCTTTGCGGCATTCCATAACCGTTTCGGGGTGAAGGTTTTGATAAGCTGAAACAGGGCGACTTCTTTGCCGAAAGGAAGCTCCCACTTCCAGAGGTTCGGCTCGCGCGTGGCCACACGCGGAGCGGCGGAAGCATCTACGGCTTGGCCGGCGGAATGAAGAATTGGGAGGGTTGTCATTTTTCTATGAGCGATTAGCTTTTCAAAGTTAGAATAGAATTCTGAAGGTGTTTCGCCCACTGAAAAGGCTTTTTCTTTCTGTGGCCGTTCTGCTTCTGCGGGCGAAGTTTTTAAAGCTGCTCGAAGAGCTTCAATTTTCAGCTTGTCTGAAAATCGGTGTGGGCTTTTGAGAATCATCCTGTGCAAGGCTGTCAGCTAATCTTTCCAGCGAATCTTTCCAACAAAGGCGAATGCGCCGACGAACGTGTGAATGATAACATACATGAACTCCCATCCTATTAGAAAAATCCAGCGCGGCTGCCAGGAGAGCCGCGTGGCTGTGTGGTGTAGGATCCAAAAATCAGCCACCGTTTTGGCGGCCAAAAGCAGGAGCCCTTTCATTCCCAACCAAAACGGCGCAAGCCAGATTACGGCATTAGAGAGATGGAAAATGAGATACCCGAGTTGAACGCCGGTCGCATATTTTCTTGAGGCGGATATGTGGCGGCGTTTCTGCCGCAGCCAGGCGCGAATGCTTTCCGGACCGCCCAAACTCACGACATGCGCGGAGGCATTTAGCGCAAATTCGACCTTGCCAAGAGGCGCAATCCGCTGCAGCAACAGATCATCATCGCCAGAAATCTCATTCGCAAAGCCGGCAAAGCCTCCGGCGTTTTCGAAAGCAGATTTGCGATAGGCAAAATTTCTTCCCGTGGTTAAGAACGGCTTGCGCCGGCCTGCGCCGGCCAGACTCAACGCCGCTACCGCTAGGGTGTCGATTGACAAAATATTTGACAGATGCTCGCGTCGGCATATAACTGGTGAAAATCCAATCACGGCAACACAATCAGAATGAAATGATGAAACGATTTGGCGAACCCATTTTGAACCAGGCCTGCAATCGGCATCTGTTACCAAAATGAGTTCATGCTGTGCCGCCTGAATTCCTGCTGCCAACGCAAATTTTTTCGGACTGTATCGCGGTGAAACATTTTCGATGCGCAAATGCTCAAATGTATGCTGCCGGCGCAGCTCTTTTAGAACGATGGCCGTGTCGTCCGAGCTGCGATCATCAACAACGATGATTTGTAACAAATCCTTTGGGTAACAAATGTCAGTCAGGCAGGGAATTAATTCTGCCAAATGTGCTGCTTCATTGTGTGCGGCTACAATGATTGAAACTGCTGGCAGCACTTTCTGATCTGAATCATCATGCTTCCGCCGATATCGCCGCAGGCCGGCAAACACAAATACGATGAAAATAAAATAGATGAGGCATGCTAGATAAAATGCGTTCAAAGTGGCGGCAAAGTATCGAACACCGTGCAGAAAGGCAAGCGAATTTTGCCGGTTTCTGGCTCTTCAAATGGCATTTCGTGCCGGTAGACTTTGAAGCTTTATAAAATAAAAAGGGACTTGGCGCGCGAAACCAAGTCCCTTCTCTTTGGGGTAGGTGTCCTTAAAAACAAGTTTTTAAGGATGGAAGTATAATGGATGATGGGGTAGCCTTTGTTGGATTGATCATCTGATCAATCGCCCCATCGCCGTTTCCAAAGTAGTAATCGTCCTAGAAGTGTGCGGCGAGGCGCTCTACAACGTGAAGATTGCTGATTAATTCTGTACATCAATCTTCGCTAATCTCTTTAGCTAACATTGTGCCAAAAGCCACGCAAAAACTGCCTCACGCTAACTCAAGAATTTTGAATGAAGTTAAACAAAAGAGCCGGGAAGCAAATATATTGCAGAAAATTCAAAAAAATGTCTCAACTCAAAACAGTTGGTCTGGCAGTGTATTACAAGAGAACATTTTCTGCCGCCCAAACAAGTTGACATTGTAAGCAAAATCTAATAACTTCGACGGCTCATGAATTGCGCAATGCTGCAAATCACTCTGATTTTATATGAAGCTCAATTTAAAATACGGCCGCGGCATGGTGCAGGCGGATTTTCGCGCGCCGCGCCGGTTTGCTGAATTAAAGCCGAAATTTATTGCAACTCTGCAAAAGCCGGAAAACCTGGTCTCGCAAGCGCTCGCGCATCCCATCGGGTGCCATGATTTCGATTATGTCTTCCGTAGCGCGAGCAGTGTCTTAATCGTCGTTCCGGATGAGGCGCAGCGTGTGGGCGGCGGGGTCTTCTTGCCGATCGTGCTCGAGCGTTTGTACCGTCTTGGGCTTTCGTCACGCGATATAACGATTCTGGTGGCCGGAGTGTGGGGTGCGCGGCGCAACGGCATTCCGCAGTTGCTCGGCGCCCGCAGCTCCGGGCATGGCCATCCGCGCATCGTTTATCATGACGCGCGTGACGCCAAAAGCATGGAGTACATCGGCCGCACGCGGCGCAACACCCCGATTTTCGTGAATCGTCTGCTGCTCGATTTTGACCGTGTCTTGGTGTGCGGCGGCGTGAATCATCATCCCTTTGCCGGTTATGACGGCGGCCCAAGCCTGGTTGTGCCGGATTGCGCCGGCGCCGAGACGATCACGCGGCTCTCGGCGCTCACACTCGATCCTTTCTCTCCGCGCTTGCACCCGCATTGCCGCGGCGGCGTGATCGAGGGCAACCCCTTGCAGGAAGATATGCGGGAGGCCTTTCGCTTTTTAACCATCGATTTTTTGTTGCACACGATTTTAAACGACTGCAATCAAGTCATTGGCGCGGTCGGCGGCGAGCCGTTGCAGGCTTATGCGGCGTGCTGCCACCGCATTGATGATATTTATCGCGTGCCAGTCGCGCAGCTTGCCGATTTGGTGCTGGTAAGCGGCGGCGGTTATCCCCACGATCGCGATTATGATACCGCGCATCGCGCGTTGCATCATGCCATACAAGCCGTGCGACCGGGCGGCGTGGTGATCTTGGCCGCGCAATGCCTGGAAGGCGCCGGCGCGGCGCAATTGGCAACCTGGCTGAACGAGAAAGACTTGTCACGTCTGCACGAACAATTGCAGCGGCAATATCACCCGGCGGGCGCGTTGGCAATGTCGACGCGGCAAAAAGCCGGGCATGCGCGCATCATTTTCATCAGCAATCTCGATTCCGCATTGGTAACTGCTTTAGGGTTTCATTCTGCGCCTACTTTATCCGAAGCACTACAGCTTGCGTATGCCTGGCTGCCGAATATCGATAACTGCTACCTTCTGCCGAACGGATCGAATACGATCCCATTTTTAGTCTAAGCACATGAATAGTCTTCGGAATATGGCCGCGTTTGCCGGTATATTCTCTTTTGGTTCCTTTGGCCGGCGGAGATGCGGGCATGCTCTGTTTCGCCTGTAATTGCCGTATCACGTAAGGAGAATGAGGCTTGTTACAACATTCCGGCTTTTTGCTCGATATTGACGCCGTACAAGAGGCGTTGCGGCGCGAGGGATTGGCAGGCTGGTTGATTTATGATTTTCACGGCATCAATGCGGTGGCGCGCGCGCTGTTTTCGTTGGGCGATTATCACATCACGCGGCGCTGGTTTTATTTTATCCCGGCAAGCGGCGAGCCGACTTTGCTGGCGCATGCCATCGAAAAAACAAGTTACCCGGCCTTGCCCGGACGCATGCTGTTGTATGCCGGTTTGCAGCAAATGCAAGAACGTTTGCGCGAAGTGCTGCCCACCGCCGGGCAGATCGCAATGGAATATTCGCCGATGAACGACGTGCCGACCGTGTCCTATGTCGATGCCGGGATGATTGAGTTGTTGCGCTCGCTCGGCGTTGACCTCGTAACCTCCGCCAATCTCGTGCAAGAGTTTCAGGCGAAGTGGAGCGCCGAGCAGTTGCGCAGCCATATTGCCGCCGCGCAAGTCGTGCATGAAGCGCAACGTGAGGCATTTCAAATGATCGAAACGGCCCTGCAAGCGCGCACGCCGATTAACGAGTACGACGTCCAGCAATTCATTTTACAGCGCTTTGCCGCGGCAAATTGCATCACAGATTCGGCGCCGATTGTGGCGGTGAATGCCAATGCCAGCAATCCGCATTACGCGCCGACGGCGAGCGTGTACAGCCCGATTCGCCCGGGTGATGTCATTCTCATCGATCTTTGGGCCAAACAGAAAACGCCGCGCGCCGTGTTTGCGGATATTACCTGGATGGGCTTTGCCGGGGCCGAACCGCCGGAGCGTGTGCAGCATGTGTTTGACACGGTTCGGGAGGCGCGAGATCGCGGCGTCGACTTCTTACGCCAAAATTGGCAGGCCGGAAAGCCAGTAAAGGGATATGAAGTTGATCAAATCGTGCGCCAATACATCACCGAAGCGAGCTTCGGCGATTACTTTGTTCACCGCACCGGCCACAGCCTGGGCGCCGAAGTGCACGCCAATGGTGTGAACATCGACAGCTACGAAACCCGCGATTCACGCGCAATCATACCCGGAGTGGCATTCTCGATTGAACCGGGCGTCTATTTGCCGGAATTCGGTGTGCGCAGTGAGATCAATGTTTACCTGGGCGATAACGGCCCGGAGATTCACACCGAGCCGCAGCGGGAATTGGTGACGTTGCAAGTTTGAGATCGGATTTTGATTTTAGTATACCTTTGGAATCGCATGGACAACACCCTTAAAAAAGGCAGCGAGATCGAGCTGGAAGTCGAAGGCCTCGCCTTTGGCGCAAAAGGCCTGGCGCGATTGAACGGCTATATTGTGTTTGTGCCGCAAAGCTTGCCGGGCCAGCGCGTGCGCGCACAAATTACCAAAAAGAAAAAAGCCTTTGCCGAGGCCAAACCGTTGGCGGTACTGCGCCAGTCCGAAAGCTACGTTGAGCCGCGCTGCCAGCATTTCGGCGAGTGCGGCGGATGCTTGCTGCAGAATTTGCGCTATGACGTGCAGCTCGCCTACAAGCAGCGCCAGGTGGTGGAAACCATCGAACACCTCGCCGGCATCGCGCGGCCGAATGTGGCGGCGGTGATCGGATCACCGCAGGAATATTTTTACCGCAACAAAATGGAGTTTTCGTTTTCGCGCCAGCGCTGGCTCACGCGCGCTGAAATCGAAAGCAATCAGATTTCCGGTGAACGCGACTTTGCGCTGGGCTTGCATTCGACCAATCATTACGACAAGACGCTGGCGCTGGAGCAGTGCTGGCTGCTCTCCGAGCGCAGCAATCGCGTGTTGCAAGTCGTGCGCGAGGCCGTGAAGCCGCATGCGCTGCTGCCGTATACCACGCAGGATCACACCGGTTTCTGGCGTTTTCTCGTCATGCGCGAGGGCAAGCGCACCGGGGACTTCATGATCAATTTTGTTACAACCGATCCGCCCGGCGGCCGCGAAGCCGTGGCCGATTTGAGCCGCAAGCTCACGGCTGAGTTTCCAGAGATTACCTCCATCGTGCACAATCTCAATCGTTCCAAAGCGCAAGTCGCAATTGGCGAAGAAGAGCTGGTGTTGCACGGGCCGGGCTATTTGCGCGACCGCATCGGCGAATTCGATTTTCAGATTTCGGCAAATTCATTTTTTCAAACCAACACGGAAGGCGCTGAAATTCTGTACGGCCTGGCGCGCGACTTTGCCGGCCTCACGGGAAACGAAACGGTTTACGATTTGTACAGCGGCGCCGGCACCATTTCGATTTTTGTGTCGCCACTGGCCAAGCAGGTCGTCGGGTTCGAAATCGTGCCGCAAGCGATTTACGACGCCGGCGTCAATTGCCGCATCAACGACATCACCAACTGCCATTTTATTTTGGGTGATTTGAAGGACGAGCTGGCGCAGGTGCCGGTATTGATCCGGCGCTGGGGCAATCCCGATGTGGTGATCGTCGATCCGCCGCGTGCCGGCATGCACCCGAAAGTGATCCAGAAACTGCTGGAGCTTGCGCCGCAGCGCATCGTCTATGTTTCGTGCAATCCCGCAACGTTTGCGCGCGACATCAAGGACATTTGCAGCCGCCAGTATCATTTGGAAAAAGTGCAGCCCGTGGATATGTTTCCACACACGGCGCATTGTGAGGTAGTGGGGTTGTTAACTCGTGATTAGCTGACGAGCTGGAAGGACGACAAAGCCTCGCGCAGCACTGCTGTACGAGGCTTTGTTGTTTAGTGTCTGTCCGAAAATGTTCCAACCTCGGCTGAGCCGAGGTTTCCATAACTTCGAGCACCTTGAAAACTCTGAGGTTTTTAAGGCAACGGCCAAGCCTTTGCAGGAACACATTTATTGAAAGGCTGCGATTTCGGACGGACACTGTTTATAGCGATGACACTAACACCCCCTTGCTCGAAGGAATACCCGTCTGGCGCGGATCGATCGCAGCCGCCTCGCGCAAGGCGCGCGCCAATGATTTAAAAATAACTTCGATTTGATGATGCGTATTCCGCCCCGCGAGCAGCGTGACGTGCATTGTGGCTTTGGCGTTGTTGACAAAAGCGTACAGAAAATCTTCCACCAGTTCCGCCGGGAAATCGCCAACCTGCGCGCTGCTGAAGTTGGCTTCGAGATGCAGATAGCCGCGCCCGCTCAAATCCACTACCGTGCGGGCCAGTGCCTCATCGAGCGGAACATGGCTCGTCGCAATGCGCACGAGGCCTTGGCGATCGCCAAGCGCTTGCAGAAATGCGGCTCCGAGCACGATTCCGGTATCTTCCACGGTATGATGCGCATCGACATGCAGATCACCGTTTGCTTTCACTTTCAAATCAAACAAACCGTGAACGGCCAGTAGCGTCAACATGTGATCGAAGAATCCGATGCCGGTGCTGATGTCATGCTGGCCGCTGCCATCGAGGTTTAATTCGACAGTGATTTCAGTTTCACCGGTTTTGCGGGAGAGGGTGGCGTGTCTGGGCATGGGGTGAGAAGAGTCCGTACGTGAGTTTTTTGTTTACCACGGCTGCTTTTTCTTAACCACGGATAAACACGGATTTTCACGGATTTTTTCTACCTGAATTTTGCACAACGATTGACCGAATCCGCGATGCGAGCGGGTTTGATCAAATTGTGAAATCGAATATCTCAGCTATCGCAAAAATCCGGAATTTTGATCATGTTCGAATGGCCAAACGGCTGCGGCAATTCAATCAAAAAATTTCTGAAATCCGTGCAGATCCGTGTAAATCAGTGGCTAAAAGTCTTTTCTGAAAAGTGCTCGGCAGTGAATCCGAACATTGTTTCAAGCCACCTCATTTTCACGAATTTGTGACTCGATTTCTTCACGGTGTGCGCGATAATATGCCCAGGCGTTTGTCAAATCTTCAGCGCGCAAAGCTGGATAGCTACGCAGCAATTCGGCCTCGCTTGCCCCAAGACGCTTTGCCTGTACCAGAATCCAGACCGGAATACGCGTGCGCACGATGCACGGTTCACCTCCGGCTACATCGAGATTGCTTTCAATCCCGGGAAAAGCATCTCCGAGATCACGCGCAATCCATTGCAAGACTTGTGCTTTTTCACCGCGCGTCATCGCGGAAATGAGTTTTTCTGCTTCTTGTAAAGTATTCATGCCCGCACCTCCAATTAAGGTTCAAAATCAGTTCTAGTCTTTTTTTGCCCGCACTGCCTCTGCGTGGTTCGGCAGCCCCTCAATCTCCGCCAACGTTTCAACATGTTTGTGCTCGCGCTCGAACGCCGCGCGGCTGTACTCCACCACGCTCACGTGTTTGCAAAAATCTCTTACGCCCAGCGGGGAGCTGAAGCGGCCGCTGCGGCCGGTGGGCAGCGTATGATTCGTGCCCGCAATGTAGTCGCCCATCGGCACGGGCGAATAAGGCCCGAGAAAAACTGCGGCAGCATTGGTGATTCTTTCCGCCACCAACCGCGGCGAGGCGGTGATGATCTCGAGATGTTCGGGCGCGATTTCATTGATTGCGGCAATGCCTTCTTCAAGCGAGCGCACAACAAAAGCCGCGGCATAGCGCTGCACGGATTCTTGCACGATGGCCGCGCGCGCGACTTGCGAGGCCAGCTCATTGACTCGCGCGGCAACACGCTGGGCGAGAGTCGCGTCCGTTGTCACCAGCACGGCCTTGGCCTCGACATCATGCTCGAGTTGGGAGATGAGATCACGCGCCACCCACTCGGCGTTAGCCGTTTCGTCCGCGAGAATCGCGATCTCGCTCGGTCCGGCAATGCTGTCGATGTCAACCATGCCGAATACTTGCCGTTTTGCGGCGGCGACATAGCTGTTGCCCGGCCCGACGATTTTATCGACGCGCGGGATCGCGGCGGTGCCGAACGCGAGCGCGGCAATGGCCTGAGCACCGCCGATTTGATAAATTTCATGCACGCCCGCCAACTCGGCGGCGGCCAATAAATGCGGATCAATACCGCCGGGCCGCGGCGGCGTGACCATGACAATGCGTTGCACGCCCGCGAGTCGCGCCGGAATGGCGAGCATGAGCACGCTCGAGGGATAAAGCGCGCGACCGCCGGGAACATAAATACCAACCGCAGCCAGCGGCACGACCCGTTGCCCAAGACGCACGCCTTCACGCTCGAACTCCCAGTTTGCCTCAACCTGGCGTTGATGAAAGCTTGTGATATTCTGACTCGCAACCGCCAGCGCCTCGAGAAATGCCTCACTCACCTGTTGACGCGCTACTGGCAAGGCGCCGGCCGGCACGCGCAATTCGTGTGCTTGCAAATCGATATGATCGAATTGTCGGGTATAAGCCAGCAGCGCCTCATCGCCACGTTCGCGCACCGCGGCAATGATCTCACGCACTGCCGCTTCGATTTTATCATCAGCGGAAAAATCATAGGTAAAAAGCTGCAACAGCTCCTGCCAATGTTGCGGCTGTTCAGCTTGCAGAGTTTTCATGCACCGCCTTTCGCAAACGCGCAATCAGTTCGTTGATTTGCGCGAGCTTGAGTTTGTGGCTTGCCTTGTTCACGATCAAACGCCCGGTGCTTTCGCCGATGATCTCGTGTATTGCCAAACCGTTTTGCCGCAGCGTTTCGCCGGTTTCCACGAGATCGACGATGCGATCGGCCAGTCCCACCAATGCCGCCAGCTCCACCGAGCCATCGAGCTTGATGATCTCAACCTGAGCGCCGCGGCTGGCAAAATAACCGCGCGTCAGACGCGGATACTTCGTCGCCACGCGCAATTGCGATTGCAAAATGTAGCCTTTGCCCGCGTCTTCCGGACGACCCGCGACGGCAATGCGGCAATGCCCGATTTTCAAATTCAGCGGGGCATCGACTTCCGCGCCACTTTCGAGCAATACGTCGAGTCCCGCAATGCCGGCGTCGGCAATGCCGTATTCGACATACGTCGGCACGTCGCTATTTTTGACGAGCAGGAAGCGAAAAGATTCCTGTGTATCAGATTCGAAACGCAAGCGCCGCGAGTTGAACAACCCGGCATCGCGCACGAGGCCGGCGCGTTGCAAGAGCTTGATTGCCGGCTCGAAAAGCTTGCCTTTCGAAAGCGCCAGCGTGATTTCAGATTGGGGATTTCGCATTGCGGATTGCGGTGCTCAGGCCGCTGTTTGTGACACGGCTTCGACCAGCCGGTCAACGTCGAATGAAAATCCGACTGCCGGACAATCGAACCCGAACTGTGAAACGAGATGATCGTAGCGTCCGCCCGAGCCGGCGTCATAGCCGAGGCCGTGAACATAAGCTTTGATCATGACGCCGCTGTAATAACCCATGCCCTGCACCTCGCCGAGATCGATGACGAGGTTCTCCGCCAATCCGGCATGTTCGAGACGATCATAAATTTGATTTAAATGTTGGATTGCGGTTGCGGCTTGCGCATTGGGCGCGGATGCCGCTGCCTGCGCGAGCGTTTCGCGACCGCCGTGCAAGTCAACGAGATGCGTCAATGCGGTAATCGTGGCCGCCGGTAAGTTCGTCTTCTGCAGAAAATCGTGCAGCGTGTCGACATCTTTGTGGCCGAGCAGGCGCTTGATCTCTTCGAGTTGTTTATCATCGAGGCCGGTTTGATTGATCAGGCTGTCAAAATAAGCCATCGTTCCCAAATTGATTTGAAAACCGCGCAATTGCAGGCTGCGCAAAATCCGGATGATCAATGTGAGCGCCTCGACTTCGCCTTCGATGCCCGGCTCGCCCAGCAGCTCGAAACCCACTTGCCAGGATTCGCGGCTGCGGCCGGCGTGCAATTCCTCGAAACGAAAAACTTTGCCGGAGTAAGACAGCCGCAACGGAAACGTGAGCGCGGCATGCTTGGTCGCAACGATGCGCGCCACTTGCGCGGTGAAATCCGAGCGCAAGGCCACGAGATTGCCTTCGCGATCGAGGAAGCGGTAGATTTTATCCTGCAAGCCGTTCTTGCCCGCGGCGGCAAACACGTCCCAATGCTCGAACGTGGGCGTGATGATCTCGCGATAACCGTGTTGCCGCAGCGTTGCCGTGATCTCACGCTCGACGCTGCGCCGGGCTTGCGCCTCGTCGAAGAGATAATCTTTGATGCCCGCCGGGAGCTGGCGGAGGTGATTCAGTCTCATCTCTTGTTGATCGAATATATGCCGAAAAGTGATGTCATAAACAAAGTCGTTAGTGGTCCGATCCGCCACGGCTTTGCCGTGGCATGGCATACCGCCGGATAGTCGCCGTCAAACAAAAGCCACGGCCAAGCCGTGGCGGAACTGTTGTCGATTCAGAGTAAAAATAGCGCAGCATTACCGAAATATCAAGCAAAACTCCTGTTGCATGTTTTCAGTGCATATGATAAGATAGCATCAAATGACCCAAGTTGAATCAACATGATGCCGACCCTTTTGAAACCTACTGACATTTTGGATGCCATGGCCAAGAATGGCGTATTCCCTCCCGCCTTCATTCACTGGCTCGCCAATCAACCCAATGCGCTTT
The sequence above is a segment of the Cytophagia bacterium CHB2 genome. Coding sequences within it:
- a CDS encoding ATP phosphoribosyltransferase, which produces MRNPQSEITLALSKGKLFEPAIKLLQRAGLVRDAGLFNSRRLRFESDTQESFRFLLVKNSDVPTYVEYGIADAGIAGLDVLLESGAEVDAPLNLKIGHCRIAVAGRPEDAGKGYILQSQLRVATKYPRLTRGYFASRGAQVEIIKLDGSVELAALVGLADRIVDLVETGETLRQNGLAIHEIIGESTGRLIVNKASHKLKLAQINELIARLRKAVHENSAS
- the hisZ gene encoding ATP phosphoribosyltransferase regulatory subunit — protein: MPCHGKAVADRTTNDFVYDITFRHIFDQQEMRLNHLRQLPAGIKDYLFDEAQARRSVEREITATLRQHGYREIITPTFEHWDVFAAAGKNGLQDKIYRFLDREGNLVALRSDFTAQVARIVATKHAALTFPLRLSYSGKVFRFEELHAGRSRESWQVGFELLGEPGIEGEVEALTLIIRILRSLQLRGFQINLGTMAYFDSLINQTGLDDKQLEEIKRLLGHKDVDTLHDFLQKTNLPAATITALTHLVDLHGGRETLAQAAASAPNAQAATAIQHLNQIYDRLEHAGLAENLVIDLGEVQGMGYYSGVMIKAYVHGLGYDAGSGGRYDHLVSQFGFDCPAVGFSFDVDRLVEAVSQTAA